A single window of Tiliqua scincoides isolate rTilSci1 chromosome 10, rTilSci1.hap2, whole genome shotgun sequence DNA harbors:
- the LOC136661039 gene encoding sialic acid-binding Ig-like lectin 13 produces the protein MRRRQHMWKAFSFLSCCVQCNEFKLYAPDAMSVPKGLCVAIPCYFKYPESHRNFSGPLYGYWYEKGRNPNRDPALATNDGNKPLVPDARVRFYLSDKLEEGNCSLFVTDVQQSDQKDYFFRMQKGHGYNYFPSTSVRVTETPKPEIQILGKLQAGQPVSLTCTVASCPWKSPQISWEFTRRISGTLSSLSDGTKLSNVVPNFVPLAADNGQFLTCKVTYGSGSASLVISEKRIHLNVSCE, from the exons atgcgtcggaggcagcacatgtggaaagcgttcagtttcctctcctgtt GTGTGCAGTGCAATGAATTTAAGCTGTATGCCCCTGACGCTATGTCAGTACCGAAGGGGCTCTGTGTTGCCATCCCCTGCTATTTCAAGTACCCAGAATCACATCGCAACTTCAGTGGCCCACTGTATGGGTACTGGTatgaaaaaggcagaaatccTAACAGGGATCCTGCGCTTGCCACTAATGATGGGAACAAACCGTTAGTGCCGGATGCTCGTGTCCGCTTTTATCTGTCAGACAAGCTGGAGGAAGGCAACTGCTCTCTCTTCGTCACTGATGTCCAACAAAGTGACCAAAAGGATTATTTCTTCAGAATGCAGAAAGGGCATGGATACAATTATTTTCCCTCCACATCTGTAAGAGTGACAG AGACACCAAAGCCAGAAATACAGATACTGGGAAAGCTGCAGGCAGGACAGCCAGTGAGCTTGACCTGCACAGTTGCGAGTTGCCCTTGGAAATCCCCCCAAATCTCCTGGGAATTTACACGAAGAATATCCGGGACCTTGAGTTCATTGTCAGATGGTACCAAGCTGTCCAATGTTGTGCCCAACTTTGTACCCTTGGCGGCAGACAACGGCCAATTCCTCACCTGCAAAGTCACCTACGGCTCAGGATCTGCTAGTCTTGTGATCAGTGAAAAAAGGATCCACTTGAATGTCAGCTGTGAGTGA